A single region of the Duganella sp. BuS-21 genome encodes:
- the nuoH gene encoding NADH-quinone oxidoreductase subunit NuoH, translated as MALPEFVTTLHTLGANSVLAPVWPVVWSLIKVLCVLLPLMGLVAYATLWERKFIGWIQIRVGPNRVGPMGLLQPIADALKLLFKEIITPAKANPGLFVIGPIMTIMPALACWAVVPFGPEAVIANVNAGLLLLMAITSMEVYGIIIAGWASNSKYSFMGAMRASAQMISYEIPMGFVLVVVLMVSGSLNFGDIVLGQQKGMFVEHGLNFLSWNWLPLLPLFVVYLTSGLAECNRHPFDVVEGESEIVAGHMVEYSGMAYAMFMLAEYANMILIATLGSIMFLGGWSAPFAFLEFWGGFGGFFWLFAKAFFLVSVFIWVRGTFPRYRYDQIMRLGWKVFIPLTLVWLVLVAGWMQTSWNIWK; from the coding sequence ATGGCTCTGCCTGAATTCGTCACGACACTTCATACGCTGGGCGCGAACAGCGTGCTGGCGCCAGTCTGGCCAGTGGTCTGGTCCTTGATCAAAGTCCTGTGCGTGCTGCTGCCGCTGATGGGCCTGGTCGCCTACGCCACGCTGTGGGAACGCAAGTTCATCGGCTGGATCCAGATCCGCGTCGGTCCGAACCGCGTCGGTCCGATGGGCCTGCTGCAGCCGATCGCCGACGCGCTGAAACTGCTGTTCAAAGAGATCATCACCCCGGCCAAGGCCAACCCTGGTTTGTTCGTGATCGGTCCGATCATGACCATCATGCCGGCGCTGGCTTGCTGGGCGGTGGTGCCGTTCGGCCCGGAAGCCGTGATCGCCAACGTCAACGCCGGCCTGCTGCTGCTGATGGCGATTACCTCGATGGAGGTCTACGGCATCATCATCGCCGGTTGGGCGTCGAACTCGAAGTACTCGTTCATGGGCGCGATGCGCGCCTCGGCACAGATGATTTCCTACGAAATCCCGATGGGCTTCGTGCTGGTCGTGGTGCTGATGGTGTCCGGTTCGCTGAACTTCGGCGACATCGTGCTGGGTCAGCAGAAGGGCATGTTCGTTGAACACGGCCTGAACTTCCTGTCGTGGAACTGGCTGCCGCTGTTGCCGCTGTTCGTGGTCTACCTGACCTCCGGCCTGGCCGAGTGCAACCGTCACCCGTTCGACGTGGTCGAGGGCGAGTCCGAGATCGTTGCCGGTCACATGGTTGAATACTCGGGCATGGCCTACGCCATGTTCATGCTGGCCGAATACGCCAACATGATCCTGATCGCCACCCTGGGTTCGATCATGTTCTTGGGCGGCTGGTCCGCACCGTTTGCCTTCCTCGAATTCTGGGGCGGTTTCGGCGGCTTCTTCTGGTTGTTCGCGAAAGCGTTCTTCCTGGTGTCGGTGTTCATCTGGGTGCGCGGTACTTTCCCACGTTACCGTTACGACCAGATCATGCGTCTGGGTTGGAAAGTCTTTATCCCGTTGACCCTGGTGTGGCTGGTGCTGGTCGCCGGCTGGATGCAGACGTCCTGGAATATCTGGAAGTAA
- the nuoK gene encoding NADH-quinone oxidoreductase subunit NuoK has protein sequence MTLSLAHYLVLGAILFAISIVGIFLNRKNIIVLLMAIELMLLAVNMNFIAFSHYLGDAAGQIFVFFILTVAAAESAIGLAILVVLFRNLDTINVEDLDSLKG, from the coding sequence ATGACTTTATCCCTGGCTCACTACCTCGTCCTGGGCGCGATTCTGTTCGCGATCTCGATCGTTGGTATCTTCCTGAACCGCAAGAACATCATCGTCCTGCTGATGGCCATCGAACTGATGCTGCTGGCAGTGAATATGAACTTCATCGCGTTCTCGCATTACCTCGGTGATGCGGCCGGGCAGATCTTTGTCTTCTTTATCCTGACCGTTGCTGCTGCCGAATCGGCAATCGGCCTCGCGATCCTGGTGGTGCTGTTCCGTAACCTGGACACCATCAACGTAGAAGACCTGGATAGCCTGAAGGGCTAA
- the nuoG gene encoding NADH-quinone oxidoreductase subunit NuoG produces MVEIEIDGKKVEVPAGSMVMDAANKLGTYIPHFCYHKKLSIAANCRMCLVEVEKAPKPLPACATPVSAGMIVRSASDKAVQAQKSVMEFLLINHPLDCPICDQGGECQLQDLAVGYGKGDSRYEEDKRVVAPKDAGPLVSMQEMARCIQCTRCVRFGQEVAGVMELGMIGRGEHSEITAFVGQTVNSEMSGNMIDLCPVGALTSKPFRYSARSWELSRRKSVSPHDGLGANLIVQVKAGKVMRVLPLENDAVNECWISDKDRFSYEGLNADDRLTQPMLKQGGEWKEVDWQTALEYVAHGLKNIKHEHGVNALAAVATPHSTLEELHLLQKLTRAMGSDSVETRLRQSDFSLDVTPWLGMSIAEFGALNRAFVIGSFLRKDHPLLATRLRTAVKGGAKLSILHASDDDQLMNIANKLIVAPSEWLSALSQVVVAVAKAKEVAAPAGFDGVQASDAASAIAASLLSGDASSITKGIFLGNAAVQHPQAAALHAAAQWIAEQTGAKLGYLTEAANTVGAYIANANGGKAPAFTEPKQAYLVLHAEPELDAYNPQAAVAALKKAEMVVVMSAYKHGLDYADVLLPVSPFSETSGTFVNAEGRAQSFNGTVKPLLETRPAWKVLRVLGNILGLSGFDYDTSEAIRDEVLGAGVTDVSAKLNNVSKVSLVAATVASTGPERIADVPIYFADAVVRRAESLQRMADAAAPKAHLSTALAQQLGVAAGDSVKVSQGSGSAILVAAVDAKLPANAVRVAAAHASTAGLGGMFGSITVEKAGEVK; encoded by the coding sequence ATGGTTGAAATCGAAATAGACGGCAAAAAAGTCGAAGTCCCTGCTGGTAGCATGGTGATGGACGCCGCCAACAAATTGGGAACCTACATTCCGCACTTCTGCTATCACAAGAAATTGTCGATCGCAGCAAACTGCCGTATGTGCCTCGTCGAAGTGGAAAAGGCCCCCAAGCCTTTGCCAGCATGCGCTACGCCGGTCTCGGCCGGCATGATTGTGCGCTCCGCTTCCGACAAGGCCGTCCAGGCACAGAAGTCGGTCATGGAATTCCTGCTGATTAACCACCCGCTGGACTGCCCGATCTGCGATCAGGGCGGCGAGTGCCAGCTGCAGGATCTGGCCGTGGGCTACGGCAAGGGCGATTCGCGCTACGAAGAAGACAAGCGCGTAGTGGCGCCGAAGGACGCCGGCCCGCTGGTGTCCATGCAGGAAATGGCGCGCTGCATCCAATGTACCCGTTGCGTGCGTTTCGGCCAGGAAGTGGCCGGCGTCATGGAACTGGGCATGATCGGCCGTGGCGAACACTCGGAAATCACCGCCTTCGTCGGCCAGACCGTGAACTCGGAAATGTCGGGCAACATGATCGACCTGTGCCCGGTCGGCGCGCTGACGTCGAAGCCGTTCCGCTACAGCGCCCGCTCGTGGGAACTGTCGCGCCGCAAATCGGTCTCGCCGCACGACGGCCTGGGCGCCAACCTGATCGTTCAGGTTAAAGCCGGCAAGGTCATGCGCGTACTGCCGCTGGAAAACGATGCCGTCAACGAGTGCTGGATTTCCGACAAGGACCGCTTCTCGTACGAAGGCCTGAACGCCGACGACCGCCTGACCCAGCCGATGCTGAAGCAGGGCGGCGAGTGGAAGGAAGTCGATTGGCAGACCGCGCTGGAATACGTGGCGCACGGCCTGAAGAACATCAAGCACGAACACGGCGTCAACGCGCTGGCTGCGGTCGCCACGCCGCACTCGACGCTGGAAGAACTGCACCTGCTGCAAAAGCTGACCCGCGCCATGGGCTCGGACAGCGTGGAAACCCGTTTGCGTCAGAGCGATTTCTCGCTCGACGTGACGCCTTGGCTGGGCATGTCGATCGCCGAATTCGGCGCGCTGAACCGCGCCTTCGTGATCGGCTCGTTCCTGCGTAAAGACCACCCGCTGCTGGCCACCCGCCTGCGCACGGCAGTGAAGGGCGGCGCCAAGCTGTCGATCCTGCACGCGAGCGACGACGACCAGCTGATGAACATCGCCAATAAACTGATCGTTGCGCCATCGGAGTGGCTGTCGGCGCTGTCGCAAGTGGTTGTGGCCGTAGCGAAAGCCAAAGAAGTGGCGGCTCCTGCCGGCTTCGACGGCGTACAAGCTTCGGACGCTGCAAGCGCGATCGCTGCCTCGCTGCTGTCGGGCGACGCTTCGTCTATCACTAAAGGTATCTTCCTGGGCAACGCCGCCGTTCAGCATCCGCAAGCCGCCGCGCTGCACGCTGCCGCGCAGTGGATCGCCGAACAGACCGGCGCCAAGCTGGGCTACCTGACCGAAGCCGCCAACACCGTCGGCGCCTACATCGCCAACGCCAACGGCGGCAAGGCTCCAGCCTTTACCGAGCCTAAGCAAGCCTACCTGGTGCTGCACGCCGAACCGGAACTGGACGCGTACAACCCGCAAGCCGCCGTCGCCGCGCTGAAGAAAGCCGAGATGGTCGTCGTGATGTCCGCCTACAAGCATGGCCTGGACTACGCCGACGTGCTGCTGCCGGTATCGCCATTCAGCGAAACCTCGGGCACCTTCGTCAATGCCGAAGGCCGCGCGCAAAGCTTCAACGGCACCGTCAAGCCGCTGCTGGAAACCCGTCCTGCGTGGAAAGTGCTGCGCGTGCTGGGTAACATCCTCGGCCTGAGCGGTTTCGACTACGACACCTCGGAAGCGATCCGCGACGAAGTGCTGGGCGCCGGCGTGACCGACGTTTCGGCCAAGCTGAACAACGTATCGAAAGTGTCGCTGGTTGCCGCTACTGTGGCTTCCACCGGTCCCGAACGTATCGCCGACGTACCGATCTACTTTGCCGACGCCGTGGTGCGCCGCGCCGAGTCGCTGCAGAGGATGGCCGATGCGGCTGCGCCGAAAGCGCACCTGTCGACCGCTTTGGCGCAGCAACTGGGCGTTGCCGCCGGCGACAGCGTCAAGGTATCGCAAGGTTCCGGCAGCGCGATCCTGGTCGCCGCTGTCGACGCCAAACTGCCAGCCAACGCCGTGCGCGTGGCCGCCGCTCACGCGTCGACCGCAGGCTTGGGTGGCATGTTTGGTTCCATCACCGTTGAAAAAGCAGGAGAGGTGAAATAA
- a CDS encoding NADH-quinone oxidoreductase subunit J, with the protein MEFKTALFYVFSAIMVLAALRVITARNPVHAALFLVLAFFNAAGIWMLLEAEFLAIVLVLVYVGAVMVLFLFVVMMLDINTDKLRENFWGYLPLASFVGVIIVLEMAAVLWRSFLSFDQQPVNAGNIGGTKELGLLIYTQYIYGFEIAAAILLVAIIAAVALTLRKRKDTKHFDPADAVRVKRNDRLKIVKIAPVSARAAGAADSNSEVKEAP; encoded by the coding sequence ATGGAATTTAAAACTGCTTTGTTCTACGTCTTCTCAGCCATCATGGTATTGGCTGCGCTGCGCGTTATCACGGCCCGCAATCCGGTGCATGCGGCACTGTTCCTGGTGCTGGCGTTCTTCAACGCCGCCGGTATCTGGATGCTGCTCGAAGCCGAGTTCCTGGCCATCGTGCTGGTGCTGGTCTATGTCGGCGCCGTGATGGTGCTGTTCCTGTTCGTGGTGATGATGTTGGACATCAACACCGACAAGCTACGGGAAAACTTCTGGGGCTATCTGCCGCTGGCGTCGTTCGTCGGCGTCATCATCGTGCTGGAAATGGCCGCCGTCCTGTGGCGCTCGTTCCTGTCGTTCGATCAGCAGCCGGTCAACGCCGGCAACATCGGCGGCACCAAGGAGCTGGGCCTGCTGATCTACACCCAATACATCTACGGCTTTGAAATCGCCGCCGCCATCCTGCTGGTCGCGATTATTGCTGCTGTAGCGTTGACCCTGCGCAAGCGCAAGGACACCAAACACTTCGACCCAGCCGACGCCGTGCGCGTCAAGCGTAATGACCGCCTGAAGATCGTCAAGATCGCGCCGGTCAGCGCGCGCGCAGCAGGCGCGGCTGATTCGAATTCAGAAGTTAAGGAGGCACCATGA
- the nuoE gene encoding NADH-quinone oxidoreductase subunit NuoE, whose translation MLLSEQCYKKIDRELAKYPDDQRQSAVMAALAHAQVELGWISPDTMQELADYIRMPAIAVQEVATFYNMYNLKPIGKHKITVCTNLPCALSGGERAAHHLKQKLGIDYRGTTEDGEFTLMEGECMGACGDAPVLLVNNHRMCSFMSNDKIDTLVEELSGNNAK comes from the coding sequence ATGTTGTTATCTGAGCAGTGCTACAAAAAAATCGATCGCGAGCTGGCCAAGTACCCAGACGATCAGCGCCAATCGGCCGTGATGGCCGCGCTGGCGCACGCCCAGGTCGAACTGGGCTGGATCTCGCCTGACACCATGCAGGAGCTGGCCGACTACATCCGCATGCCGGCCATCGCCGTGCAGGAAGTCGCGACGTTCTACAATATGTACAACCTGAAGCCGATCGGCAAGCACAAGATCACCGTGTGCACCAATCTGCCTTGCGCCCTGTCGGGCGGCGAGCGCGCGGCGCACCACCTGAAACAGAAGCTGGGCATCGACTACCGTGGCACCACGGAAGACGGCGAGTTCACGCTGATGGAAGGCGAGTGCATGGGCGCTTGCGGCGACGCACCGGTGCTGCTGGTGAATAACCACCGCATGTGCAGCTTCATGTCCAACGACAAAATCGACACCCTGGTCGAGGAACTTAGTGGGAACAACGCGAAATGA
- the nuoL gene encoding NADH-quinone oxidoreductase subunit L, with the protein MAGTLNANLLLAVPLAPLAGAAVAGLLGTQFFGNVVGRKTVTVATILGVLVAFIISAMTLNEVLNGATFNETIYTWMTVAGMKLEVGFQIDSLSAMMMCVVTFVSLMVHIYTIGYMAEDEGYNRFFSYISLFTFSMLMLVMANNFLQLFFGWEAVGLVSYLLIGFWYTRPTAIFANMKAFLVNRVGDFGFILGIGLLLAYAGTMNYQEVFAKREALSLLTLPGTDWALLTVACICLFIGAMGKSAQFPLHVWLPDSMEGPTPISALIHAATMVTAGIFMVSRMSPLFELSDTALSFVLVIGSITALFMGFLGIIQNDIKRVVAYSTLSQLGYMTVALGSSAYSVAVFHLMTHAFFKALLFLGAGSVIIGMHHDQDIRNMGGLRKYMPITWITSLLGSLALIGTPFFSGFYSKDSIIEAVHETHIWGAGFANFAVLAGVFVTAFYSFRMYFLVFHGKERFGQAHAHGHDDHHAPKAAAHDDHGHDDHGHDEEDDHAHHGLAPGQKPHESPFVVWFPLVALAIPSVLIGFLTIQPMLHGDFFKGVIFVGENHHAMEKLSEEFHSATAMALHSLTTLPLWLAIAGVAASYYCYMINPRVPAWFFAKFKAVHTLLDNKYYMDKFNQAVFAGGARVLGEGLWNFGDKKLIDGLLVNGSAKLVGWFSTLTRLAQTGYIYHYAFVMILGILGFLVYFLPFWHA; encoded by the coding sequence ATGGCGGGTACACTTAACGCTAATCTCTTGCTGGCAGTACCGCTGGCGCCCCTCGCGGGCGCGGCGGTGGCTGGTCTGCTGGGAACACAATTCTTCGGCAACGTGGTGGGTCGCAAGACCGTCACCGTGGCGACCATCCTGGGCGTGCTGGTGGCATTCATCATTTCGGCGATGACGCTGAATGAAGTGCTCAACGGCGCCACTTTCAACGAAACCATCTATACCTGGATGACGGTGGCCGGCATGAAGCTGGAAGTCGGCTTCCAGATCGACTCGCTGTCGGCGATGATGATGTGCGTGGTGACCTTCGTGTCGCTGATGGTGCACATCTACACCATCGGCTACATGGCGGAAGACGAAGGCTACAACCGCTTCTTCTCCTACATCTCGCTGTTTACCTTCTCCATGCTGATGCTGGTGATGGCGAACAACTTCCTGCAACTGTTCTTCGGCTGGGAAGCCGTGGGCCTGGTGTCCTACCTGCTGATCGGCTTCTGGTACACCCGTCCTACCGCCATCTTCGCCAATATGAAGGCCTTCCTGGTCAACCGCGTGGGCGACTTCGGCTTCATTCTGGGCATCGGCCTGCTGCTGGCTTACGCCGGTACCATGAACTACCAGGAAGTGTTCGCCAAGCGCGAAGCGCTGTCCCTGCTGACCCTGCCGGGCACCGACTGGGCGCTGCTGACCGTGGCCTGCATCTGCCTGTTCATCGGCGCGATGGGCAAGTCGGCGCAGTTCCCGCTGCACGTCTGGCTGCCTGACTCGATGGAAGGTCCGACCCCGATTTCGGCACTGATCCACGCCGCAACCATGGTTACCGCCGGTATCTTCATGGTGTCGCGCATGTCGCCGCTGTTCGAGCTGTCGGATACCGCGCTGTCCTTCGTGCTGGTGATCGGTTCGATTACCGCGCTGTTTATGGGCTTCCTGGGCATCATCCAGAACGACATCAAGCGCGTGGTCGCTTACTCGACCCTGTCGCAGCTGGGCTATATGACCGTGGCGCTGGGTTCGTCGGCTTACTCGGTGGCGGTGTTCCACCTGATGACCCACGCATTCTTCAAGGCACTGCTGTTCCTGGGCGCCGGTTCGGTCATCATCGGCATGCACCACGATCAGGACATCCGCAACATGGGCGGCCTGCGCAAGTACATGCCGATCACCTGGATCACTTCGCTGCTGGGTTCGCTGGCCCTGATCGGTACGCCGTTCTTCTCGGGCTTCTACTCGAAGGATTCGATCATCGAAGCCGTGCACGAGACCCATATCTGGGGCGCCGGCTTCGCCAACTTCGCCGTGCTGGCCGGCGTGTTCGTGACCGCGTTCTACTCGTTCCGCATGTACTTCCTGGTGTTCCACGGTAAAGAGCGTTTCGGCCAGGCGCATGCCCACGGTCATGACGACCACCATGCGCCGAAAGCTGCCGCGCACGACGATCACGGTCACGACGACCATGGCCACGACGAAGAAGATGACCACGCGCATCATGGCCTGGCGCCAGGCCAAAAACCGCACGAATCGCCTTTCGTGGTCTGGTTCCCGCTGGTGGCCCTGGCCATCCCGTCGGTACTGATCGGTTTCCTGACCATCCAGCCTATGCTGCACGGCGACTTCTTCAAAGGCGTCATCTTCGTCGGCGAGAATCACCACGCGATGGAAAAACTGAGTGAAGAGTTCCACAGCGCTACCGCGATGGCACTGCACTCGCTGACGACCCTGCCGCTGTGGCTGGCGATCGCCGGCGTGGCCGCGTCGTACTACTGCTACATGATCAATCCGCGCGTACCGGCCTGGTTCTTCGCGAAGTTCAAAGCCGTACATACGCTGTTGGACAACAAGTACTACATGGACAAATTCAACCAGGCAGTATTCGCAGGCGGCGCCCGCGTACTGGGTGAAGGCCTGTGGAACTTCGGCGACAAGAAACTGATCGACGGCTTGCTGGTCAACGGCAGCGCCAAACTGGTCGGCTGGTTCTCGACGCTGACCCGCCTGGCGCAGACCGGTTACATCTACCACTATGCGTTTGTCATGATCCTCGGCATTCTGGGGTTCCTGGTCTACTTCCTGCCGTTTTGGCACGCTTAA
- the nuoI gene encoding NADH-quinone oxidoreductase subunit NuoI yields the protein MERLKDFIGSFMLTELIKGMALTGKYMFSRKITVQYPEEKTPMSPRFRGLHALRRYPNGEERCIACKLCEAVCPAMAITIESEQRDDGSRRTTRYDIDLTKCIFCGFCEESCPVDSIVETHVLEYHGEKRGDLYYTKEMLLAVGDRYENDIAAARAADAPYR from the coding sequence ATGGAACGATTAAAAGACTTCATCGGCAGCTTCATGCTGACCGAACTGATCAAAGGGATGGCGCTGACGGGCAAGTATATGTTCTCGCGCAAGATCACCGTGCAGTACCCGGAAGAGAAGACGCCGATGTCGCCGCGCTTCCGCGGCCTGCACGCGCTGCGCCGCTATCCGAACGGCGAAGAGCGTTGCATCGCCTGCAAACTGTGCGAAGCAGTGTGCCCGGCGATGGCCATCACCATCGAGTCGGAACAGCGCGACGACGGTTCGCGCCGTACCACCCGCTACGACATCGACCTGACCAAGTGCATTTTCTGCGGCTTCTGCGAAGAATCATGCCCGGTTGATTCGATCGTTGAAACGCATGTGCTGGAGTACCACGGCGAGAAACGCGGCGATCTGTACTACACGAAAGAGATGCTGCTGGCCGTCGGCGACCGTTACGAAAACGATATCGCCGCAGCCCGCGCAGCGGACGCTCCTTACCGCTGA
- the nuoF gene encoding NADH-quinone oxidoreductase subunit NuoF has protein sequence MTSLHNRHIDPVILAGLDGENWHLEDYVKRGGYSALRRIIEEKITPEQIIADLKASSLRGRGGAGFPTGLKWSFMPRQFPGQKYLVCNTDEGEPGTFKDRDIIRYNPHSLIEGMAIGAYAMGITVGYNYIHGEIFEEYLRFEEALEEARAAGFLGNNIMGSEFSFQLHAHHGYGAYICGEETALLESLEGKKGQPRFKPPFPASFGLYGKPTTINNTETFAAVPFILNMGPEKYLAIGRPNNGGSKIFSISGDVERPGNYEVPLGTPFAKLLELAGGMRGGKKIKAVIPGGSSSPVIRGEIMMQTDLDYDSIAKAGSMLGSGAVIVMDETRCMVKAMERLAYFYFEESCGQCTPCREGTGWMYRMIHRIENGQGRPSDLDVLNSVCDNIQGRTICALGDAAAMPMRAFIKQFREEFEHHIEHKQCCVPAYI, from the coding sequence ATGACGTCACTCCACAACCGACACATTGATCCAGTCATACTGGCCGGCCTCGACGGCGAAAACTGGCACCTGGAAGATTACGTCAAGCGCGGCGGCTATAGCGCCCTGCGCCGTATCATCGAAGAGAAGATCACCCCGGAACAGATCATCGCCGACCTGAAAGCGTCGTCGCTGCGCGGTCGTGGCGGCGCCGGTTTCCCGACCGGCCTGAAGTGGAGTTTCATGCCGCGCCAGTTCCCAGGCCAGAAGTACCTCGTCTGCAATACAGATGAGGGCGAGCCGGGCACTTTCAAGGACCGCGACATCATTCGCTACAACCCGCACTCGCTGATCGAAGGCATGGCCATCGGCGCGTATGCGATGGGCATCACCGTGGGTTACAACTATATCCACGGCGAAATCTTCGAGGAATACCTGCGTTTCGAAGAAGCGCTGGAAGAGGCGCGCGCCGCCGGCTTCCTGGGCAATAACATCATGGGCAGCGAGTTCAGCTTCCAGCTGCACGCGCACCACGGTTATGGCGCCTACATCTGCGGCGAAGAAACCGCGCTGCTGGAATCGCTGGAAGGCAAAAAAGGCCAGCCGCGCTTCAAGCCGCCGTTCCCTGCGTCGTTCGGCCTGTACGGCAAGCCGACCACCATCAACAACACCGAGACCTTCGCCGCCGTCCCGTTCATCCTGAACATGGGCCCGGAGAAGTACCTGGCGATCGGCCGTCCGAACAACGGCGGCTCGAAGATCTTCTCGATCTCGGGCGACGTCGAGCGTCCAGGCAACTACGAAGTCCCGCTGGGCACGCCGTTCGCCAAACTGCTGGAACTGGCAGGCGGCATGCGCGGCGGCAAAAAGATCAAGGCTGTGATTCCCGGCGGTTCCTCGTCGCCGGTGATCCGCGGCGAGATCATGATGCAAACCGACCTCGACTACGATTCGATCGCCAAGGCCGGTTCGATGCTGGGTTCCGGCGCGGTCATCGTCATGGACGAGACCCGCTGCATGGTCAAGGCCATGGAGCGCCTGGCCTACTTCTACTTTGAAGAATCGTGCGGCCAGTGCACCCCATGCCGTGAAGGCACCGGCTGGATGTACCGCATGATCCATCGCATCGAAAACGGTCAGGGCCGTCCGTCGGATCTGGACGTGCTGAATTCGGTTTGCGACAACATCCAGGGCCGCACGATTTGCGCGCTGGGCGACGCGGCGGCAATGCCGATGCGTGCGTTCATCAAGCAATTCCGCGAAGAATTTGAACATCATATCGAGCACAAGCAATGCTGCGTGCCCGCTTATATCTAA
- a CDS encoding NADH-quinone oxidoreductase subunit C has translation MTTHLEKLQTALGIALGDRVTTVLALGELTLTVKPADYYGVMQTLRDDASLGFDQAIDLCGVDYLSYGDGAWDGQRFAVVVHLLSVKHNWRVRVRAFCADDDMPLLPSLTPLWRAVNWYEREAFDMYGILFENHNDLRRILTDYGFIGHPFRKDFPVSGYVEMRYDPEQKRVIYQPVTIEPRENVPRVIREENYGK, from the coding sequence ATGACTACTCATCTGGAAAAACTCCAAACCGCCCTCGGCATTGCCCTGGGCGATCGCGTTACTACGGTACTGGCGCTCGGTGAACTGACCCTGACCGTCAAACCGGCCGATTACTACGGCGTGATGCAGACCCTGCGCGACGACGCCAGCCTCGGCTTCGATCAGGCGATCGACCTGTGCGGCGTGGACTATCTGAGCTATGGCGACGGCGCCTGGGATGGCCAGCGTTTTGCCGTGGTGGTGCACCTGCTGTCGGTCAAGCACAACTGGCGCGTGCGCGTGCGCGCGTTCTGCGCCGACGACGACATGCCGCTGCTGCCGTCGCTGACCCCGCTGTGGCGCGCCGTCAACTGGTACGAGCGCGAAGCCTTCGACATGTACGGCATCCTGTTCGAGAACCACAACGACTTGCGCCGCATCCTGACCGACTACGGTTTCATCGGCCACCCGTTCCGCAAAGACTTCCCGGTGTCGGGTTACGTCGAAATGCGCTACGACCCCGAGCAGAAGCGCGTGATCTACCAGCCGGTCACCATCGAGCCGCGTGAAAACGTGCCGCGCGTGATCCGCGAAGAAAATTACGGGAAGTAA
- a CDS encoding NADH-quinone oxidoreductase subunit D → MAEIKNYTLNFGPQHPAAHGVLRLVLELDGEVIQRADPHIGLLHRGTEKLAEQKTYLQSVPYMDRLDYVSMMCNEHAYVMAIEKMLGIDVPLRAQYIRVMFDEMTRILNHLMWLGAHALDVGAMGPFLYCFRDREDLFDCYEAVSGARMHAAYYRPGGVYRDLPDAMPQHKPSIIRSAKAVDNLNKDRQGSLLDFVEAFTNRFPTYVDEYETLLTDNRIWKQRTVGIGVVSPEDALAMGFTGAMLRGSGIQWDLRKHQPYEVYDLMDFDIPIGTNGDCYDRYLVRVEELRQSNKIIKQCVEWLRNNPGPVMTSNRKVAPPNRVDMKTNMESLIHHFKLFTEGFHVPPGEAYAAVEHPKGEFGVYIVSDGANKPYRVKLRAPDYAHLQSLDEMARGHMIADAVTIIGTQDIVFGSIDR, encoded by the coding sequence ATGGCTGAAATTAAGAACTACACCCTGAACTTCGGTCCGCAACACCCGGCCGCGCACGGCGTGCTGCGCCTGGTGCTGGAGCTGGACGGCGAGGTGATCCAGCGTGCCGATCCGCACATCGGCCTGCTGCACCGCGGTACCGAGAAACTGGCGGAACAGAAGACCTATCTGCAGTCGGTGCCGTATATGGACCGCCTGGACTACGTCTCGATGATGTGCAACGAGCACGCCTATGTGATGGCCATCGAAAAGATGCTGGGCATCGACGTGCCGCTGCGCGCGCAATACATCCGCGTCATGTTCGACGAGATGACGCGCATCCTGAACCACCTGATGTGGCTGGGCGCGCACGCGCTCGACGTCGGTGCCATGGGGCCGTTCCTGTACTGCTTCCGCGATCGCGAAGACCTGTTCGACTGCTACGAGGCGGTGTCGGGCGCGCGCATGCACGCGGCCTACTACCGTCCGGGCGGCGTGTATCGCGACCTGCCGGACGCGATGCCGCAGCACAAGCCGTCGATCATCCGTTCGGCCAAGGCTGTCGACAACCTGAACAAGGATCGCCAGGGCTCGCTGCTGGACTTCGTCGAAGCGTTCACCAACCGTTTCCCGACCTATGTCGACGAATACGAAACGCTGCTGACCGATAATCGCATTTGGAAGCAACGGACCGTCGGCATCGGCGTGGTGTCGCCGGAAGATGCGCTGGCCATGGGCTTCACCGGCGCCATGCTGCGCGGTTCGGGCATCCAGTGGGATTTGCGCAAGCACCAGCCGTACGAAGTGTACGACCTGATGGACTTCGATATTCCTATCGGTACCAACGGCGATTGCTACGACCGTTACCTGGTGCGCGTGGAAGAGCTGCGCCAGTCGAACAAGATCATCAAGCAGTGCGTCGAGTGGCTGCGCAACAATCCGGGTCCGGTCATGACCAGCAACCGCAAGGTTGCCCCGCCTAACCGCGTGGACATGAAGACCAATATGGAATCGCTGATCCACCACTTCAAGCTGTTCACCGAAGGCTTCCACGTGCCGCCAGGCGAAGCCTATGCGGCGGTGGAACACCCGAAAGGCGAGTTCGGCGTCTACATCGTGTCGGACGGCGCCAACAAGCCGTACCGCGTGAAACTGCGCGCGCCGGACTATGCGCACCTGCAGTCGCTGGACGAAATGGCGCGTGGCCACATGATTGCCGACGCCGTCACCATCATTGGTACGCAGGACATCGTGTTCGGCAGTATTGACCGCTAA